A stretch of the Ostrea edulis chromosome 9, xbOstEdul1.1, whole genome shotgun sequence genome encodes the following:
- the LOC125659579 gene encoding insulin-degrading enzyme-like, whose translation MFSRATSFFRSISPSSRKLKFSFAHLPSYFQVNFRSASAMASQHALEVFEHKDIIRSAGDKRVYRAMTMKNGIKVVLVSDPDTDKSSAALDVGVGFMKDPENLPGLAHFCEHMLFLGTKKYEEENAYNKFLSEHGGMSNAYTSSENTNYFFDVRPENLSGALDRFAQFFLCPLFTPSATDREVNAVNSENDKNLQQDPWRFNMLDRSLGDPSHDFTKYGTGNKDTLDTIPKSLGLNTRDELLKFHSKYYSSNIMSLAVLGKESLDDLSEMVAPLFHPVENKSVEVPHWSEGPYGPEHVKKIFYGVPVKDLRNLSVSWTIPDLSDYYASNPGHILGHLIGHEGKGSLLSELKQKGWVNSLCGGQTDGANGFMFFRIDFDLSEEGLEHVDDILLNMFQYIEMLRKTGPQEWVFKECQQLSDMIFKFKDKEMPINYTSFLARRMQKYPLPEILSGSYLLTEYRPDLITMVLDKLVPETMRIGVISKKYADIVDQKEKWYGTDYKVEDIADEKIQKWKNCGLSENLHLPPRNEFIPTNFELVPREKDCSPLPEMIKETGLTRLWFKQDDKFLLPKACLSFEISSPVAYTDPTNCNMTSLFTELFKDALNEYSYDAELAGLSYDLMSTICGMVLQMKGYHEKQPVLLRKILEKLTEFKVDPKRFEIHKEMYMRGLRNFHAEEPYQHSVYYTNNLMSEVQWTKTELLEAAADITAEKLQAFIPELLSKLFIEALVYGNVTKQQAKEITDMMENILSEKCGTRELLPSQYKRYREVQIPDGCYYMYQTDNKVHKSSSIAIYYQCGMQDTLPNMLLELLVQIVGEPCFNILRTKEQLGYIVFSGVRRARGVQGLRVIIQSDRPPQYVDDRVEAFLHHMDTTIQEMGEEEYEKHVNALVTKRMDKPKKINGQNMKYWSEILSNTYNFDRDDIEVACLKTIKKDDLIKFFQDYIAVNAPQRHKLSIHILPATEELSADVSKSTENGVDLLPVPPNLPQPCVVEDVADFKRHLGLYPLPKPYIDIRRAKSKL comes from the exons ATGTTTTCTAGAGCTACATCGTTTTTCAGGTCCATTTCACCATCGTCAAGAAAACTCAAGTTTTCTTTTGCACACTTACCATCGTATTTCCAAGTAAATTTTAG GTCAGCCTCTGCCATGGCCAGTCAGCATGCCCTGGAGGTGTTTGAGCACAAGGACATCATTCGTTCTGCTGGTGACAAGCGTGTGTACCGAGCCATGACAATGAAGAATGGAATTAAAGTAGTTCTGGTCAGTGACCCAGATACAGACAAATCCTCCGCAGCCCTGGACGTCGGTGTTG gtTTTATGAAAGACCCAGAAAATCTACCAGGGCTGGCTCACTTctgtgaacacatgttgtttctCGGGACCAAAAAG TATGAAGAAGAAAATGCATACAACAAG tttcttaGTGAACATGGGGGGATGTCCAATGCTTATACATCGTCAGAAAACACAAACTATTTCTTCGATGTGAGACCAGAGAACTTATCAGGGGCATTAGACAG ATTCGCTCAGTTTTTCTTGTGTCCCCTGTTCACACCTTCTGCCACAGACAGAGAAGTGAACGCAGTAAACtcagaaaatgataaaaatttacAGCAGGATCCATGGCGATTCAACATGTTAGACAGGTCGCTAGGCGATCCGAGCCACGACTTCACGAAATACGGGACAG GTAACAAGGACACCCTGGATACCATTCCTAAATCTCTTGGACTAAACACAAGAGATGAGCTGCTCAAGTTCCATTCCAAGTATTACTCCTCCAATATCATGTCATTGGCCGTGTTGGGTAAAG AGTCTTTGGATGATTTGTCAGAAATGGTAGCTCCGTTGTTCCATCCCGTGGAGAACAAATCCGTGGAAGTCCCTCATTGGTCAGAGGGTCCCTACGGCCCAGAGCATGTCAAG aaaatattttatggcgTGCCTGTGAAGGACCTGAGAAACTTATCTGTATCGTGGACCATTCCTGATCTCTCCGACTACTACGCTTCAAAT CCAGGACACATACTGGGCCATTTGATTGGACATGAAGGAAAGGGCAGCTTGTTGTCAGAGCTTAAACAAAAAG GGTGGGTCAACTCCCTGTGTGGCGGCCAGACAGATGGAGCCAATGGTTTTATGTTCTTCAGAATTGATTTCGATTTATCGGAAGAAGGATTAG AACATGTAGACGACATTTTGCTGAACATGTTCCAGTACATCGAGATGCTGAGGAAGACGGGGCCCCAGGAGTGGGTGTTCAAGGAGTGTCAGCAGCTCTCAGATATGATCTTTAAGTTCAAGGACAAAGAAATGCCCATTAATTACACATCCTTCTTAGCACGAAGAATGCAG aAATACCCCCTTCCTGAAATTTTGTCTGGTTCTTACCTGTTGACAGAATATAGGCCAGACTTGATCACCATGGTACTAGATAAACTGGTACCCGAAACCATGAG AATTGGAGTGATATCTAAGAAGTATGCTGACATTGTAGATCAGAAAGAGAAATGGTACGGCACTGACTATAAAGTAGAGGATATAGCAGATGAAAAAATCCAG AAATGGAAGAATTGTGGATTAAGTGAAAATCTCCATCTACCACCAAGAAATGAGTTTATTCCAACCAATTTTGAACTTGTGCCAAGAGAAAAGGAT TGTTCTCCTCTGCCAGAAATGATTAAAGAAACCGGTCTGACGAGGTTGTGGTTCAAACAGGATGATAAATTCCTACTGCCAAAGGCTTGTCTGAGCTTTGAGATTTCTAG tCCAGTTGCTTACACAGATCCTACAAACTGCAATATGACTTCACTGTTCACCGAACTCTTTAAGGACGCGCTGAACGAGTACTCGTACGATGCAGAATTAGCAGGACTAAGTTACGACCTGATGAGCACGATTTGTGGCATGGTG CTACAAATGAAAGGTTACCATGAGAAGCAGCCTGTTCTATTGAGGAAGATCCTGGAAAAACTCACTGAATTCAAAGTGGACCCCAAGAGATTTGAAATTCATAAAGAAATG TACATGAGAGGTCTTCGTAATTTCCATGCTGAGGAGCCCTACCAACACTCAGTGTACTACACCAATAACCTGATGTCAGAAGTCCAGTGGACGAAGACAGAGTTACTAGAAGCAGCTGCAG atatcacagCAGAGAAACTGCAGGCCTTCATCCCTGAACTGCTGTCCAAACTATTCATAGAAGCCTTAGTATACGGCAATGTTACTAAACAG CAAGCCAAAGAGATTACTGACATGATGGAAAATATTCTGTCTGAGAAATGTGGAACCAGAGAGTTGTTACCCAGCCAATACAAGCGCTACAGAGAGGTCCAGATCCCAGACG GTTGTTACTACATGTACCAGACTGACAACAAAGTCCACAAGAGTAGCTCTATAGCCATCTACTACCAGTGTGGCATGCAGGACACATTACCCAACATGTTGCTGGAGTTACTGGTGCAGATTGTGGGAGAGCCATGCTTCAACATCCTGAGGACCAAAGAACAATTAG GTTACATTGTGTTCAGTGGAGTGCGAAGAGCCCGCGGAGTTCAAGGTTTACGAGTTATAATTCAGTCCGATCGTCCTCCACAATATGTAGATGACCGAGTCGAAGCTTTTCTACACCACATGGAT ACCACCATCCAAGAAATGGGAGAGGAAGAGTACGAGAAGCATGTAAACGCTCTGGTCACGAAGAGAATGGACAAGCCCAAGAAGATCAACGGGCAGAATATGAAGTACTGGTCCGAAATCCTATCCAACACGTACAATTTCGACAGAG ATGACATCGAGGTCGCGTGTTTGAAGACGATTAAGAAAGATGACCTCATTAAGTTTTTCCAG gATTACATAGCCGTTAATGCACCTCAAAGACACAAGCTCAGCATTCACATCTTACCTGCGACAGAGGAACTCAGTGCAGACGTTTCAAAATCGACTGAGAATGGTGTAGACCTTCTTCCCGTACCTCCAAATCTACCACAG CCCTGTGTTGTGGAAGATGTTGCAGATTTCAAGAGACACTTGGGGTTGTACCCACTCCCAAAACCTTACATAGACATCAGGCGAGCAAAATCAAAACTCTGA